CGGCCACCCGGACGTCCGGCGCCAGGTGAAACAGGACTTCAACGGTGCGGGTTATCTTCTGCCGGTTGACGAGTTGATCGCTGAGGCAGATCTGCCGGTTGGTTTTCAGAAACCGGATGCCCCGTTCGTGCTCGCAGCCCAGGCGCTCGTAGCCGTTGTGGCTGGCAATCACCTCATCCTGCTCCTCGGTACTCTGCGCGCGTTTTACCGTGGTCTGGTAGTGGTTCAGCCAGAGCAGATCCCCGGCCTGAAACGCCTGATTCTGACCGTCGATGCAAACCGTGTTGTGCGCCCGGGTACTGACGAAATACCGGCGCCAGGCCGAATCCGTGTGGTAGATGTACGTACCCGGATCAATGAAAAACGGCTGGCCATCGAGGTGCATGATAAACGACAGCGCATCGGCGTGGCCGTGGGCTGCAATGGACAGGTAGCCCAGCGGAGCCGCGTCGAAGTGCAGGTAAATTTCCTGCCCGGGTTCTTCCTGCTTCCGCAGAATAAAATGCCCTTCTTCCGCAAATAAGCGGCTTTCCAGCCGTTGGTCGGTCAGGCGGATTGCGTCGAACTGCTGCTGGCCCTCGGCTCCGAAAAAGAGCTGGTTTTTCAGGTCGTAGCCCTGCGCGTATTGCTTGAATAGAGGCACTTTGAACAGCGTGGCCGCCGATGTCAGCAGCGACCGGAAATTGTTAAAGGGCGTCCGGTCTTCCAGCATCAGCACTTTTCCGTTGTCGTCGTCTCCGTACTGCGGAAAATTTCCGTTCTGGTCCAGCAGATTGGCGATGTAGGAGAAAATGTTCAGCAATTGCTGGCTATAGGCGTCGGAGAACGGCTTTTTCTGGTGAAAGCCACTCACGTAGGCAATCAGAAAAAAGTCTGTAACAAACTGGATGTATTCGGCGGCTTCCTCCCGATTGATGCCCAGCGAGCTGTGTTGCTGCTGAATTTCGCATTCGAGTCCGGCCCGGGCGTAGGCGCTCCAGGCCGCCGATTCCGGAAACCGCCAGAACGAACTGGCCACGAAAAGACCGCAGTATTCGGCGACCAGGTGGTTGTTGGCCGATGAGTGAAATGACGGGTTTGCCCGGCTGTAGACGCAGTGCTGGTAAATGGACGGTAGCCAGTGGGTAAACACAAACTGGCGGAACTCCGGATGGCGCTCGGCCAGCGTCGATGCGTCCAGGATGTTCCAGCAGATAAACCAGTTGATGAGCCGGATGTTGACCTCAATGTTGCTGTACCAGTTGATCCCGCGCAGGTACGGGTTTTCCGTGACCCAGGATTCGCAGATTTCCACGAACCGGCGCAGGTATTCGGGCTGCTGCGTTGCCCGGTACTGCAGCGCCAGGCGGGGTAAAAACAAGAGCCGGTTGACCTCCCAGACGTATTTGGCACTACCCATTTCGCCCGTGCGGATGTCGATGGTTTTGGCGTATTCCAGCGGAAACCGTTTGCGGCTGTCCAGGTCCAGGTGCCAGTCGATGGGCTGGCTGTAGTCGAGCTGGTGTTCAAAAATTTCCTGCTTCATGTTCCAGGCTGGCGCGCTAACCGACCCGACGGGCAGGATGGGCTTGGGCAGGCAGCTCAGGTCAACGCAGGGCTGCCAGTCCATCCGCTGCTTGTCCGTCTGCTTCTGGGCGTACTGCTGCACCCGGTACATGACCTCGGGAACCGACATCGCCCGCATGCGGTAGTAAAGCCAGCTATATTGATTTTCGATTTTCATTGGGCAATACGGTTCCGGTCAGGGCCAAGCCTGATTGTTGATAGGGAAAAAATGGTGTGGATATCGTTATTTCGGTTGGTCGAGGGTTGCTACCGTGCGGGGTTGGTGGGTCAGCGTTTTGCGTAAACCGAGGTAGAATCCGGTGGAACTGGGAAGCAGTTTCCCGCGATCAAGGGCCAGCGACGAGTTCAGACTGACCGGACCGAGAACCGGCAAGGTGACCGGAGCGGCCAGATTCAGAAGCGCAGACAGCTGCGTGGTCTGGTCGGGGAAAGGGGCGTCGTACGTACCGAAATTGTTGCTGAACGAGATCTTGGTCATCCACTGCACCTGCGCCAGCTGACCCGTCAGCCCGACGTGGAGCATTGAAATCCGGTTGTTGGCAATGGCGCCGTTGGGCAAGCCGGGACGCACTTCGGTGCCGGGTGTCAGAAAAGGCGTACCCAGGGCGCGCTGTTTGTAAATCCAGCCGTCGATGTACTGCGAATTGTTGAAGTAATTATCCCTTCCCAACAAGGCTGGCATCATGGCAACAATTGCCCCACCCTGGCTCTTGGTGTACAGATATTCCACGAGTGCTTCCCGGATCGAGAAAAGCGCGTGGGTGGGCCGGTTGTTCCGCAGGCGAATGCCGTTCAAGCCATCGCGGATGTTGGTCAGGCGAAACAGCGAACCGTCGTCGTAGAGGTTTTGCCGGTAAGCAAAGACGTTGTAGTGGCCCAGATCGACCGTCATGCCCAGGTCAACCGATCCCAGGTGGTTGCCAATGCGGTTGTTTTCAAACGCCGAAAGCGAAGTGTTTTTTTCGTTGGGATGCCGGTAGCCGGTTACCATGAAAATGTAGCTTTGTAGGTCGTGGGGCAGCACACCGTTGTTGGCCATGGTGTTATCCAGGCTGGTCGAGTAACCGCCCCACTGAACCTGATGGTTGAAGCCCCCGAATAATTTTACTTTCCAGGAAGGCTTGCCCAGGCGAACGTACAGAACTTTCTGATGGAGATAGGAGTGAGTAACTTTTTTGCCGTCGTTCTCGAACCAGCCGTGGTTGTAGAAAGCCCGGAACGCAATTAGATGTTTCAGAAAACCCAGGGAAACGTAGTCCGGCGTACCGATCTGTACCGTGGGCAGCGGCAGGGCATTGCCCGACCAGCTATAGGCGCCCGACGTCAGGTTGGTATCGACCAGCCCGACCGAACCGCGCCGACGACCGGCGTAGACTTCGATAAAGCTGTAACGGGCCTTCATATACGCTTCGGGAAGCAGGAGCTGGCTGGTTCGGCCGGTGTTGCCCACCACTTCGAGGCTGTAGCCCCAGTCGAAGCGCTTTGGTTTGGTCTGGCCCACCCGGGTGGTGGGTCCTGTGTAGCCGGATGCCACGCCAAGGCGCAGGCTGGCCGCCGGCTGGGTGACGGGGACGGTTCCGTTTTGATTGGCCCTCAGCCAGAACGGCGTCTGTTGTCCATCGAACAACAGAACACCGGCCTCGGCGTGATACTGCACTGATTTACCATAATTAGCCCGTTGCGCAAATGACGGTATTGTCAGACAGTATAGGCATAGTGATAGCACTATAAAGCTAGACTTCATATTATTAAAGTTACATTGAATACGATGTTACTACCGGGATACTTCTTAATGAGCGTAAGCTTACGAAGTGTGTTGAGGTTGTAAACGTATACGCATAAAGGGTAACAATAATCAATCCAATCTTATGACTTTAGTCACAATTTTAAACTTTTTTTCAGGTAGTTTCAGGAAATGGTTACCTAAGATAAAAGAACGGAAGTATTCCTTAAATCTTACCTTTTTGTAAGTAATTACTTACTTTCTCCGATAGAATCGTTGCCCCATTTTTGTAGAGGTGTCCGCCATCAACGAAATACCTGGATTCAATCGGGAGGGAAGAAAGATCCAGAAATGATTTTTTATAACGGTTTTCCAGCCGGTTACTAACGGTTTTAATTTCCGAAATTTTATCCGGTGTCAGTACTTCTTTCTTCCAGGGACTGTATACAAGCAGTAATTGGATATTGCGTTTAGCGCAAAAATTAGCAATTGAATCAATTCCCGCCTGAAAAACCGGATAGCCGGTTGTATCGTGATAGACCAACGGTTGTATATCTTTTGAATACTGAAAATTATGTGCGTTCAATAAGATACTTCCGTGCGCGTCAAACCGTAGTGATTGGTAAACATTGTCGCGCCTGGAAAAATTGGATCGTAAAGCCCAGTCTGACACGAAATCCTGGATGTTAAAATGCTCGAAGAAACATTGTAGCCGATTCAGAAGCGAATTATTAAAGATGAAATCATAAATCGTAGCGTAACTTATTTGCTTGTTGTCGCGGCCAAAATCAGTATTGTTAAAAGCGATGATAAGCTGTTTTGGCGCAATTTTTCGATCAAGACTTTTTAAAAGCTGATACGACTGGTAAGGCTTTAACCCCCAGGAAGAAAAGTTGTAAACCGTTTGCTTATTTTTCTGGCTTAAAAGTCCGGCGTCAATGTTGTTCAGCGAAATCGATGAGCCAAGAACCAGGCAGTTGGCGTCGGCGGGTTTACCGCTGGCTTTGGCATGTTCGAGCTTGCTGTTAAAGCAAACCGAGTTTGAAATAAAATTGGTGGGTAATTCCCGGAAGTCCGGTGTTAGGCTCTCCGTTGATTTAACGTAACTACCGTATAGGAAGATCGTCGCAATTAGCAGGCAGAGCGTGCCGTGAAAAAAAAGTTTGGAAAAGAACGGTTTCATAGCCGTCAGAATTGAAAATAAATGAATTGATTGCCACCGCCGAAGCGTCCTAGAAAAATAACCGCCAGAATTAAGGCATAGTAAATACTGTAACGGACCGGTTTGCGCAGGGTGTTTAGGGTGCCAAGATACTCCCGGTGGCTCAACCCGTATTCCGCGAGGATAAACAGGCCCGTTACGAGCATAATTTTTTTCGATAGCAACGGGTTATGCCAGTCGAAGTGCGGAGATACGGTGTTGGCAAACACGCGAAAAGCCGTTGTCAGGTCGGGCGACCGGAAAAACACAAAGGCCAGAGTGACCAGCAGGTTCGTGTACAGAAAAGCGATGACACCTTTGTTTTGGCGGATTTTGAAAATATCTTCCAGAATTTGCAGACTGCCGTGAATAGCGCCCCAGATGATGTACGTCCAGTTGGCCCCGTGCCAAAAACCCGATACCATGAAAACGATAAAGACGTTGCGGTATTTGTGTTTTTTGTTGCCGCCCAGCGTAAAGTACAGGTAGTCGCGAAACCAGGTAGACAGCGACAGGTGCCATTTTCGCCAGTATTCGGTGATCGAATGCGAGAAGTATGGGAAATTGAAATTCTTCATTAATTCAATGCCCATTACCTTCGACGTCCCCAGCGCCATATCGGAGTAGCCCGAAAAATCGCAGTAGATCTGGATGGAGAACAAAAACATGGCAATCAGGGAATTGGTTGCCGGACCGGTGTGTACACCCGCGTAATACGAATCGACGTAAGCCGCCAGGTTGTCGGCAATGACCACCTTTTTGAACAGGCCGTACGCCATCAGTTTCAACCCATCGACGGCTTTCTGGTAGTTAAAATCATGCTTGATCTTGAACTGGTGAATAACGTTCTGCGGCCGCTCGATCGGCCCTGCCACCAGCTGGGGGTAGTAAAGCACGTAGAGGGCATAATATCCCAGATGCCGTTCGGCGGGGTAGTTGCCCCGGTAGACCTCAATGGTATAGCTCATGGCCTGAAACGTGTGGAACGACAGGCCGATGGGTAAAATGAGTTGCCAGTAGGCCAGTTGGCTCTGACCAACCGCGCCGAGCACGGTATTGATGTTGTCGATGAAGAAATTATAGTATTTGAATACCGCCAGTACGCCAACGTTGGCAATGATGCTGAGCGCCAGGTATTGTTTGCGCCGTTTTCCAGTGGACTGCTCTATCAGGATTCCGGCGTAATAATCGATTAAAATCGTGAAAATCAGAATCAGAATGTAGACCGGGATGAAATCCATGTAAAAGTAACAACTCGCTACGAGCAGCAGCACCCACCGAAACCGATGCGGCAGCACAAAATACAGGGTTGTTACGATGGGGAAAAAGACCAGAAATTGAAGTGAATTGAACAGCATACTTCGTCTTGGCAAAAAGTCCGTTATTAACTGCGAATGGGTTGCGGCTGCAAAGCCGGGGTTGCGTCAGGAGCGGATTCCGGCTTCAGGTTGGAACCGTAATGTTTCCGCAGTTTTAGAATCCGTTTTTCAATGCCGTAGTAACTGACTACGCTCAGTGTCAGCCCGATCGGGACGGCGATCAGCAGGTACTCAACCGTGATGCGTTCGGAACCCGTCAGGTAGCGCGCGATGCTGATGCCCACCCAGTGGAACAGATAAAGCGAATAGCTGAGCTGCGCAACGGTCAGGAGCCAGGGGGCGCTGAACCACTGCCGGAGTTTTTCCAGCCGCGGGTGAAAGAGCAGCGCCGGCACCAGAATGGAAAAACCAAGGCCCTGGAACGAATACCGGAACGTTTCGCGGAACGCCAGATCACGGTAAAAAAGGCTGATCGCCAGCA
This Larkinella insperata DNA region includes the following protein-coding sequences:
- a CDS encoding capsule assembly Wzi family protein, whose translation is MQYHAEAGVLLFDGQQTPFWLRANQNGTVPVTQPAASLRLGVASGYTGPTTRVGQTKPKRFDWGYSLEVVGNTGRTSQLLLPEAYMKARYSFIEVYAGRRRGSVGLVDTNLTSGAYSWSGNALPLPTVQIGTPDYVSLGFLKHLIAFRAFYNHGWFENDGKKVTHSYLHQKVLYVRLGKPSWKVKLFGGFNHQVQWGGYSTSLDNTMANNGVLPHDLQSYIFMVTGYRHPNEKNTSLSAFENNRIGNHLGSVDLGMTVDLGHYNVFAYRQNLYDDGSLFRLTNIRDGLNGIRLRNNRPTHALFSIREALVEYLYTKSQGGAIVAMMPALLGRDNYFNNSQYIDGWIYKQRALGTPFLTPGTEVRPGLPNGAIANNRISMLHVGLTGQLAQVQWMTKISFSNNFGTYDAPFPDQTTQLSALLNLAAPVTLPVLGPVSLNSSLALDRGKLLPSSTGFYLGLRKTLTHQPRTVATLDQPK
- a CDS encoding alginate lyase family protein, whose translation is MKIENQYSWLYYRMRAMSVPEVMYRVQQYAQKQTDKQRMDWQPCVDLSCLPKPILPVGSVSAPAWNMKQEIFEHQLDYSQPIDWHLDLDSRKRFPLEYAKTIDIRTGEMGSAKYVWEVNRLLFLPRLALQYRATQQPEYLRRFVEICESWVTENPYLRGINWYSNIEVNIRLINWFICWNILDASTLAERHPEFRQFVFTHWLPSIYQHCVYSRANPSFHSSANNHLVAEYCGLFVASSFWRFPESAAWSAYARAGLECEIQQQHSSLGINREEAAEYIQFVTDFFLIAYVSGFHQKKPFSDAYSQQLLNIFSYIANLLDQNGNFPQYGDDDNGKVLMLEDRTPFNNFRSLLTSAATLFKVPLFKQYAQGYDLKNQLFFGAEGQQQFDAIRLTDQRLESRLFAEEGHFILRKQEEPGQEIYLHFDAAPLGYLSIAAHGHADALSFIMHLDGQPFFIDPGTYIYHTDSAWRRYFVSTRAHNTVCIDGQNQAFQAGDLLWLNHYQTTVKRAQSTEEQDEVIASHNGYERLGCEHERGIRFLKTNRQICLSDQLVNRQKITRTVEVLFHLAPDVRVAEAGFNQYRLSHPAVKRSVLLTIDPELAVSVARGQTEPVKFGWYSGRFYHKEPTTAFCARFTLPGKTTANFFHQITILS
- a CDS encoding MBOAT family O-acyltransferase — translated: MLFNSLQFLVFFPIVTTLYFVLPHRFRWVLLLVASCYFYMDFIPVYILILIFTILIDYYAGILIEQSTGKRRKQYLALSIIANVGVLAVFKYYNFFIDNINTVLGAVGQSQLAYWQLILPIGLSFHTFQAMSYTIEVYRGNYPAERHLGYYALYVLYYPQLVAGPIERPQNVIHQFKIKHDFNYQKAVDGLKLMAYGLFKKVVIADNLAAYVDSYYAGVHTGPATNSLIAMFLFSIQIYCDFSGYSDMALGTSKVMGIELMKNFNFPYFSHSITEYWRKWHLSLSTWFRDYLYFTLGGNKKHKYRNVFIVFMVSGFWHGANWTYIIWGAIHGSLQILEDIFKIRQNKGVIAFLYTNLLVTLAFVFFRSPDLTTAFRVFANTVSPHFDWHNPLLSKKIMLVTGLFILAEYGLSHREYLGTLNTLRKPVRYSIYYALILAVIFLGRFGGGNQFIYFQF